One genomic window of Glycine max cultivar Williams 82 chromosome 16, Glycine_max_v4.0, whole genome shotgun sequence includes the following:
- the LOC100500065 gene encoding abscisic acid receptor PYL9-like yields MNGGESYGAIETQYIRRHHKHEPRENQCTSALVKHIRAPVHLVWSLVRRFDQPQKYKPFVSRCIMQGDLGIGSVREVNVKSGLPATTSTERLEQLDDEEHILGIRIVGGDHRLRNYSSIITVHPEVIDGRPSTMVIESFVVDVPDGNTRDETCYFVEALIRCNLSSLADVSERMAVQGRTDPINH; encoded by the exons ATGAATGGTGGTGAATCTTATGGTGCTATTGAGACACAGTACATAAGAAGGCATCACAAACATGAACCAAGGGAAAACCAGTGCACCTCTGCACTTGTTAAACACATAAGAGCTCCTGTTCACCTT GTGTGGTCGCTGGTTAGAAGATTTGATCAACCTCAGAAATATAAACCATTTGTTAGCAGGTGTATCATGCAAGGGGACCTAGGCATTGGAAGCGTTAGAGAAGTGAATGTTAAATCTGGCCTTCCAGCCACAACAAGTACTGAGAGGTTGGAACAACTGGATGATGAGGAGCACATTCTTGGAATAAGGATAGTTGGAGGTGACCACAGGCTGAGG AACTATTCTTCCATAATCACCGTCCATCCGGAGGTCATTGATGGGAGACCCAGTACAATGGTGATTGAATCATTTGTGGTGGATGTGCCTGATGGGAACACCAGGGATGAAACTTGTTACTTTGTGGAGGCTTTGATCAGGTGTAACCTAAGCTCTTTAGCTGATGTCTCAGAGAGAATGGCCGTGCAAGGTCGAACCGATCCTATCAACCATTAA